In Streptomyces nodosus, one DNA window encodes the following:
- the pepN gene encoding aminopeptidase N gives MPGENLSRDEAQERAALLSVDGYEVSLDLRSAVGEGPGDADGEPRTFRSVTTIRFRCAEPGAGSFADLIAPSVTAVSLNGKDLDPSEVFDGTRIQLEDLAAENELVVDAQCAYSRTGEGLHRFVDPEDGEVYLYTQYEPADSRRVFANFEQPDLKAPFRFEVRAPEGWTAWSNGAGELQDGVWRFAETKPISTYITAVVAGPYHYVTDSYSRTFDDGTTLEIPLGAMCRKGLAKHFDADDVFLVTKQGLDFFHDHFDYPYPFGKYDQAFVPEYNLGAMENPGMVTFREEFIFRGKVTQASYERRANVILHEMAHMWFGDLVTMVWWDDLWLKESFADFMGSFSLVEATRFTDGWITFANNRKAWAYRADQLPSTHPVTADIRDLEDAKLNFDGITYAKGAAVLKQLVAYAGRDAFLEGARRYFKRNAYGNTRLGDLLSVLEETSGRDMTTWARSWLQTAGVNSLTPQVRLDEDGRIAELSVLQEAAGPAHQTAPPSGTPELRPHRVAVGLYRSEGGALVRYARAETDVHGPRTVIGELAGAGAPELVLVNDDDLTYCKMRLDDVSLATLKDRLGDITDPLARALCWSALWNLTRDALLPARDFIDLVLRFAGRESDIGVLQMLHAWANSAQTHYAAPEWRATGGRLLAEGALRELRRAEPGSQHQLTWARFFAATASQEAELRLLRELLDGTATIEGLEVDQELRWAFLEPLAAHGAADGSVLAAELARDDTASGKRHQVRCLAARPSAEVKAQAWARVVESDTLSNALVEATIAGMVQPSQRELLAPYTERYFAVIERVWAERSIQIGMDVVRGLFPSLRDSRETLDATDAWLTAHESAPPALRRLVLEARDDLARALRAQARDARTAG, from the coding sequence GTGCCCGGTGAGAATCTGTCCCGCGACGAGGCCCAGGAGCGGGCCGCCCTGCTGTCCGTCGACGGGTACGAGGTGTCGCTCGACCTGCGGTCCGCCGTGGGCGAGGGACCCGGCGACGCGGACGGCGAGCCGCGCACGTTCCGCTCGGTCACCACGATCCGCTTCCGCTGCGCCGAGCCGGGCGCCGGCAGCTTCGCCGATCTGATCGCCCCGAGCGTCACCGCGGTCTCGCTCAACGGCAAGGACCTCGACCCCAGCGAGGTCTTCGACGGCACCCGGATCCAGCTGGAGGACCTGGCCGCCGAGAACGAGCTGGTGGTCGACGCCCAGTGCGCCTACTCCCGCACCGGCGAGGGCCTGCACCGCTTCGTCGACCCGGAGGACGGCGAGGTCTATCTGTACACCCAGTACGAGCCCGCCGACTCCCGCCGGGTCTTCGCCAACTTCGAGCAGCCGGACCTCAAGGCCCCCTTCCGCTTCGAGGTCCGCGCCCCCGAGGGCTGGACGGCATGGAGCAACGGCGCCGGCGAACTGCAGGACGGGGTCTGGCGGTTCGCGGAGACCAAGCCGATCTCCACCTACATCACCGCGGTGGTGGCAGGGCCGTACCACTATGTCACCGACAGCTACTCGCGCACCTTCGACGACGGTACGACGCTGGAGATCCCGCTCGGCGCCATGTGCCGCAAGGGCCTGGCCAAGCACTTCGACGCGGACGACGTCTTCCTGGTCACCAAGCAGGGCCTGGACTTCTTCCACGACCACTTCGACTACCCGTACCCCTTCGGGAAGTACGACCAGGCGTTCGTGCCGGAGTACAACCTGGGCGCGATGGAGAACCCGGGGATGGTCACCTTCCGCGAGGAGTTCATCTTCCGCGGCAAGGTCACCCAGGCGTCCTACGAGCGCCGGGCCAATGTGATCCTGCACGAGATGGCGCACATGTGGTTCGGCGACCTGGTGACCATGGTGTGGTGGGACGACCTGTGGCTGAAGGAGTCCTTCGCGGACTTCATGGGCTCCTTCTCCCTGGTGGAGGCGACCCGTTTCACCGACGGCTGGATCACCTTCGCCAACAACCGCAAGGCCTGGGCGTACCGCGCCGACCAGCTGCCCTCCACCCACCCCGTCACGGCGGACATCCGTGACCTGGAGGACGCCAAGCTCAACTTCGACGGCATCACCTACGCCAAGGGTGCCGCCGTGCTGAAGCAGCTGGTGGCGTATGCCGGCCGGGACGCCTTCCTGGAGGGCGCCCGCCGCTACTTCAAGCGGAACGCCTACGGGAACACCCGCCTCGGCGACCTGCTGTCGGTGCTGGAGGAGACCAGCGGCCGGGACATGACGACCTGGGCGCGGTCCTGGCTGCAGACGGCGGGCGTCAACTCCCTCACCCCGCAGGTGCGTCTGGACGAGGACGGCCGGATCGCCGAGCTGTCGGTGCTCCAGGAGGCCGCCGGCCCGGCCCATCAGACGGCTCCGCCGTCGGGCACCCCGGAACTGCGCCCGCACCGGGTCGCGGTGGGCCTGTACCGCAGCGAGGGGGGCGCGCTCGTCCGGTACGCGCGTGCCGAGACGGACGTCCACGGTCCGCGTACGGTGATCGGTGAACTGGCCGGTGCCGGGGCCCCGGAGCTGGTGCTGGTCAACGACGACGACCTCACCTACTGCAAGATGCGTCTCGACGACGTCTCCCTGGCCACCCTGAAGGACCGTCTCGGCGACATCACCGACCCGCTGGCGCGCGCCCTGTGCTGGTCGGCGCTGTGGAATCTGACCCGGGACGCGCTGCTGCCCGCCCGGGACTTCATCGACCTGGTGCTGCGGTTCGCCGGCCGTGAGTCCGACATCGGGGTGCTCCAGATGCTGCACGCCTGGGCGAACTCGGCGCAGACGCACTATGCGGCGCCCGAGTGGCGGGCCACGGGCGGGCGGCTGCTGGCCGAGGGTGCGCTGCGCGAGCTGCGCCGGGCCGAGCCGGGCAGCCAGCATCAGCTGACCTGGGCGCGGTTCTTCGCGGCGACGGCCTCGCAGGAGGCGGAGCTGCGGCTGCTGCGGGAGCTGCTGGACGGCACCGCGACGATCGAGGGTCTCGAGGTGGACCAGGAGCTGCGCTGGGCGTTCCTGGAGCCGCTGGCCGCGCACGGCGCCGCGGACGGTTCGGTGCTCGCGGCGGAACTGGCCCGTGACGACACCGCCTCCGGCAAGCGCCACCAGGTCCGCTGTCTGGCCGCGCGCCCCTCGGCGGAGGTCAAGGCGCAGGCGTGGGCCCGGGTCGTGGAGTCCGACACCCTGTCGAACGCGCTGGTCGAGGCGACCATCGCGGGCATGGTGCAGCCCTCGCAGCGGGAACTCCTCGCCCCGTACACCGAGCGGTACTTCGCGGTGATCGAGCGGGTGTGGGCCGAGCGGTCCATCCAGATCGGGATGGATGTGGTGAGGGGCCTGTTCCCGTCGCTGCGGGACTCCCGGGAGACGCTGGACGCGACGGACGCCTGGCTCACCGCCCATGAGTCGGCGCCCCCGGCGCTGCGCAGGCTGGTGCTCGAGGCGCGCGACGACCTGGCACGCGCCCTCAGGGCCCAGGCGCGGGACGCGCGGACGGCCGGCTGA
- a CDS encoding TIGR03767 family metallophosphoesterase: protein MPRLRSVATAAALNRRTLLAAAGAASLTTGLGLALRPGPSHATGAPVGSLAGEVPAGEAPVAVSGRATAATPGPYTHGTTLAGVATPGSGSGYRRLGDGPGWKRVVRGELAEPRSGRADRRTPLAAFVQFTDLHLADCQHPLRLEYLRSTDQHAWRPQEALSVPGAIALVERVNSLHGAPATGAPLGFVMTTGDNTDNNAHSELEWYMKVMSGGRITPNSGDPRHYEGVQNSGLDLYWQPDSTVRDADKRKGFPHIPGFLAAAIGEVRSPGLRLPWYSTVGNHDALPLGCYGQGDPYLAEYAIGGRKLMSLSAAEAATLQQAISDATDPVGLRFRDLLRAHTREMRAVTPDEKRAPYTADEYLKAHLDPAYTGAGPVGHGYAQANVDAGTQYYSFRISDDVIGISLDTTDAGGHYLGSIGTAQANWLDRTLRDHRDEYAVIFSHHTSTSMENTRPDPARPGERRHSGAELVTLLGGHPNVLAWVNGHVHKNVITPHSVPGGHSFWEISTASHVDHPQLARIIELVDNKDGTLSVFTTLIESAAPYRTDVTDLSQPGLAALYRELAFNAPGAKPARAGEATDRNTELVLKKG, encoded by the coding sequence ATGCCGCGCCTACGCTCTGTCGCCACGGCGGCCGCTCTGAATCGTCGCACCCTGCTCGCCGCCGCCGGGGCGGCCTCCCTCACCACGGGCCTCGGACTGGCGCTGCGGCCCGGCCCGAGCCACGCCACCGGCGCCCCGGTCGGCTCCCTCGCCGGGGAGGTGCCCGCGGGGGAGGCGCCCGTCGCCGTGTCCGGGCGGGCGACGGCCGCGACCCCGGGCCCGTACACCCATGGCACCACCCTCGCCGGTGTCGCCACGCCCGGCTCCGGCTCCGGCTACCGTCGGCTGGGCGACGGCCCCGGCTGGAAGCGCGTGGTGCGCGGGGAGCTGGCCGAGCCCCGGTCCGGCCGTGCCGACCGTCGCACCCCGCTGGCCGCCTTCGTGCAGTTCACCGATCTGCATCTGGCGGACTGTCAGCATCCGCTGCGCCTGGAGTATCTGCGCTCCACCGACCAGCACGCCTGGCGGCCCCAGGAGGCGCTGAGCGTGCCCGGCGCGATCGCCCTGGTGGAACGGGTCAACTCGCTGCACGGGGCCCCCGCCACCGGTGCTCCCCTCGGCTTCGTCATGACCACCGGCGACAACACCGACAACAACGCCCACTCCGAGCTGGAGTGGTACATGAAGGTCATGAGCGGTGGCCGTATCACCCCTAACTCCGGTGATCCACGGCACTACGAGGGCGTCCAGAACAGCGGGCTCGACCTGTACTGGCAGCCCGACTCGACCGTGCGCGACGCCGACAAGCGGAAGGGCTTCCCGCACATCCCCGGCTTCCTGGCCGCCGCGATCGGCGAGGTACGCAGCCCCGGCCTCCGGCTGCCCTGGTACTCCACGGTCGGCAACCATGACGCCCTGCCGCTGGGCTGCTACGGCCAGGGCGACCCGTATCTGGCCGAGTACGCCATCGGCGGCAGAAAGCTGATGAGCCTGTCCGCGGCCGAGGCGGCGACGCTCCAGCAGGCGATCAGCGACGCCACGGACCCGGTGGGCCTCCGGTTCCGTGATCTGCTCAGGGCGCACACCCGTGAGATGCGCGCGGTCACCCCCGACGAGAAGCGCGCCCCCTACACCGCCGACGAATACCTCAAGGCCCATCTCGACCCGGCGTACACCGGCGCGGGACCGGTCGGTCACGGCTATGCACAGGCGAACGTGGACGCCGGCACCCAGTACTACTCCTTCCGCATCAGCGACGACGTCATCGGCATCAGCCTCGACACCACGGACGCGGGCGGCCACTACCTCGGGTCCATCGGAACGGCCCAGGCGAACTGGCTGGACAGGACGCTGCGTGACCACCGGGACGAGTACGCCGTGATCTTCAGCCACCACACCAGCACGAGCATGGAGAACACCCGACCCGACCCGGCCCGCCCCGGCGAACGGCGGCACAGCGGCGCCGAGCTGGTCACCCTCCTCGGGGGCCACCCCAATGTGCTGGCCTGGGTGAACGGCCATGTCCACAAGAACGTGATCACCCCGCACTCCGTCCCCGGCGGACACTCCTTCTGGGAGATCTCCACCGCCTCGCATGTGGACCACCCCCAACTCGCCCGGATCATCGAGCTGGTGGACAACAAGGACGGCACGCTCTCGGTCTTCACCACCCTGATCGAGTCCGCGGCCCCGTACCGCACGGATGTCACCGATCTCTCCCAGCCGGGGCTGGCCGCCCTCTACCGCGAACTGGCCTTCAACGCGCCCGGCGCCAAGCCGGCCCGGGCGGGCGAGGCGACGGACCGCAACACGGAACTGGTGCTGAAGAAGGGCTGA
- a CDS encoding NUDIX hydrolase has protein sequence MRKDLRVAAYAVCVHEDRLLLARLPGIDGTPKWTLPGGGMEHGEDPYDTVLREVEEETGYRIELTGLLGVDSVRRSFRGRLGDTVDHHGVRLVYEGRVIGGELRDEIGGSTDMAAWQDLSAVPGLQRVGLVDAGLALWRERPPAGRPALPGL, from the coding sequence ATGCGGAAGGACTTGAGGGTGGCGGCCTACGCCGTCTGTGTGCACGAGGACCGGCTGCTGCTCGCCCGGCTGCCGGGCATCGACGGCACGCCGAAGTGGACCTTGCCCGGCGGCGGCATGGAGCACGGCGAGGACCCCTACGACACCGTGCTGAGGGAGGTGGAGGAGGAGACCGGCTACCGCATCGAGCTCACCGGGCTGCTCGGCGTGGACTCGGTCCGCCGCAGCTTCCGCGGCCGCCTCGGCGACACCGTCGACCATCACGGCGTACGGCTCGTCTACGAAGGCCGCGTCATCGGGGGCGAACTGCGCGACGAGATCGGCGGATCCACGGACATGGCGGCCTGGCAGGACCTCTCCGCCGTGCCCGGGCTGCAGCGTGTGGGGCTCGTCGACGCCGGGCTCGCCCTGTGGCGGGAGCGTCCCCCGGCGGGACGGCCCGCCCTCCCCGGCCTCTGA
- a CDS encoding S8 family serine peptidase — translation MTSDPQRAPLTGARRLARIAMAAGVVTALSVAGPIPLALAQDGPTATDPAVKPADDKLGSTGAELLAEAKAEGAKNVTMMIATAPGKTEQVAEQLDAVKGAAVGRAYDKLGYVRATVPTDKADSAIAAATKLSSVQAIDLKQDIPLDDPRPEADTAQGKDKGKSKDKGSYPAPGKNTPAENPYNPSFETGAVEFVKKNPKADGRGITIGVLDSGVDLGHPALQKTTTGERKIVDWVTATDPIVDNDGTWLPMTTGVTGPQFTSGGKTWKTPAGSFLFNTFSESVTKGGDANGDLDRDGRTTSVWGVLYDPANGTVRVDLNNNNDFTDDVPMKPYKDGYQVGWFGQDTTDPATGASMRVPFVVETRKDVPMDPKGGSWIGKKADFVNIGVIESEHGTHVAGITAANSLFGGKMNGAAPGAKIVSSRACNWDGGCTNVALTEGMIDLVVNRGVDIVNMSIGGLPALNDGNNARAALYTRLIDTYGVQLVISAGNSGPGLNTIGDPGLADKVISVGATISKETWAANYGSVVDTKYSMMPFSSRGPREDGGFAPIISAPGAAINTTQTWLPGGPVAETGYSLPAGYSMLQGTSMASPQAAGASALLLSAAKQKRIDLTPATLRTALTSTAQHIKGEQPHSEGAGLMDIVKAWKSIEKGASAHQYTVKAPVSTSLSWALATPDFGTGLYDREGGLKKGQKKTYEVQVTRTTGQAGSVKHHLSVQNGDGTFKIVGSSEVSLPLNKPVTVKIEAKPGSAGVHSAILEVDDRRTEGVDKQIMLTVVVATEIAKPSYAYSVSGVAQRNSTLSYFVTVPQGAKTLEISMSGLKDKSQTRFIAIHPYGTPVDNTSTPYCYPNYENPANTCRPDVRSYANPAPGVWEIEVEARRTSPLLDNPFKLNAAVYGLQFSPAVQTVEEAKAGTPTPVSWTLTNKLAGLDAQLKGGSLGSSKSNRPTIADGDQQTMTVVVPAGAERLDVAIGNVSDAGADLDLYVYNAANQQVARSAAGGSEESVSIAKPAAGTYTVLVNAYSVPAGTTAYDYRDVYYSAALGSVKVDEAKVFTLAPNGTAQISADVVANEPAPAGREFFGEVQVLNTRGTVAGLGSVKIGKVIS, via the coding sequence ATGACCTCCGACCCTCAGCGCGCACCACTCACGGGCGCGAGACGCCTGGCCCGCATAGCCATGGCCGCCGGCGTGGTGACCGCGCTCTCCGTGGCCGGCCCGATACCCCTGGCCCTTGCCCAGGACGGCCCCACGGCCACCGACCCGGCCGTCAAGCCGGCGGACGACAAACTCGGCTCGACCGGTGCCGAACTGCTCGCCGAGGCCAAGGCCGAGGGCGCCAAGAACGTCACCATGATGATCGCGACCGCGCCCGGCAAGACCGAGCAGGTCGCCGAGCAGCTGGACGCCGTCAAGGGCGCCGCCGTGGGCCGCGCCTACGACAAGCTCGGCTATGTCCGCGCCACCGTGCCGACGGACAAGGCGGACTCGGCGATCGCCGCCGCCACGAAGCTGTCCTCCGTGCAGGCCATCGACCTGAAGCAGGACATCCCGCTCGACGACCCGAGGCCCGAGGCGGACACCGCCCAGGGCAAGGACAAGGGCAAGAGCAAGGACAAGGGCAGCTACCCGGCACCGGGCAAGAACACCCCCGCCGAGAACCCGTACAACCCGTCCTTCGAGACGGGCGCCGTGGAGTTCGTGAAGAAGAACCCGAAGGCGGACGGCCGGGGCATCACCATCGGCGTCCTGGACTCCGGTGTGGACCTCGGCCACCCGGCGCTCCAGAAGACCACCACCGGCGAGCGCAAGATCGTCGACTGGGTGACCGCCACGGACCCGATCGTCGACAACGACGGCACCTGGCTGCCGATGACCACCGGCGTCACCGGCCCCCAGTTCACCTCGGGCGGCAAGACCTGGAAGACCCCGGCGGGCTCCTTCCTCTTCAACACCTTCAGCGAGTCCGTGACCAAGGGCGGCGACGCCAACGGCGACCTGGACCGCGACGGCAGGACCACCAGCGTGTGGGGCGTCCTGTACGACCCGGCGAACGGCACCGTCCGCGTCGACCTGAACAACAACAACGACTTCACGGACGACGTCCCGATGAAGCCGTACAAGGACGGTTACCAGGTCGGCTGGTTCGGCCAGGACACGACGGACCCGGCGACCGGCGCCAGCATGCGCGTGCCGTTCGTCGTGGAGACCCGCAAGGACGTACCGATGGACCCCAAGGGCGGGTCCTGGATCGGCAAGAAGGCCGACTTCGTCAACATCGGCGTCATCGAGTCCGAGCACGGTACGCACGTCGCCGGCATCACCGCCGCCAACAGCCTGTTCGGCGGCAAGATGAACGGTGCCGCCCCGGGCGCGAAGATCGTCTCCTCCCGGGCCTGCAACTGGGACGGCGGCTGCACCAACGTCGCGCTCACCGAGGGCATGATCGACCTCGTGGTCAACCGCGGCGTGGACATCGTCAACATGTCCATCGGCGGCCTGCCGGCGCTCAACGACGGCAACAACGCCCGTGCGGCGCTGTACACGCGGCTCATCGACACCTACGGCGTGCAGCTCGTGATCTCCGCGGGCAACAGCGGCCCCGGCCTCAACACCATCGGTGACCCCGGCCTCGCCGACAAGGTCATCTCGGTCGGCGCGACCATCTCCAAGGAGACCTGGGCGGCCAACTACGGCTCCGTCGTGGACACCAAGTACTCCATGATGCCCTTCTCCTCGCGCGGCCCGCGTGAGGACGGCGGCTTCGCGCCGATCATCTCGGCGCCCGGCGCGGCCATCAACACCACCCAGACCTGGCTGCCCGGCGGCCCGGTCGCCGAAACCGGCTACTCGCTCCCGGCCGGCTACTCGATGCTCCAGGGCACCTCGATGGCGTCCCCGCAGGCGGCCGGCGCGTCCGCGCTGCTGCTGTCGGCGGCCAAGCAGAAGCGCATCGACCTCACCCCGGCGACGCTCCGCACCGCGCTGACCTCGACCGCCCAGCACATCAAGGGCGAGCAGCCGCACAGCGAGGGCGCGGGCCTGATGGACATCGTCAAGGCCTGGAAGTCGATCGAGAAGGGCGCCTCGGCGCACCAGTACACGGTCAAGGCCCCGGTCAGCACCTCGCTGTCCTGGGCGCTGGCGACCCCGGACTTCGGCACCGGCCTGTACGACCGCGAGGGCGGTCTGAAGAAGGGCCAGAAGAAGACCTACGAGGTCCAGGTCACCCGCACCACGGGCCAGGCCGGTTCGGTCAAGCACCACCTGAGCGTGCAGAACGGCGACGGCACCTTCAAGATCGTCGGTTCGTCCGAGGTCTCGCTGCCGCTGAACAAGCCGGTGACGGTCAAGATCGAGGCGAAGCCCGGCTCCGCCGGTGTGCACAGCGCGATCCTCGAGGTCGACGACCGCCGCACCGAGGGCGTGGACAAGCAGATCATGCTGACCGTGGTGGTCGCCACGGAGATCGCCAAGCCGTCGTACGCCTACTCCGTGTCGGGTGTCGCGCAGCGCAACAGCACCCTGTCGTACTTCGTGACGGTCCCGCAGGGCGCGAAGACCCTCGAGATCTCGATGAGCGGCCTCAAGGACAAGAGCCAGACCCGCTTCATCGCGATCCACCCGTACGGCACCCCGGTGGACAACACCTCGACGCCGTACTGCTACCCGAACTACGAGAACCCGGCCAACACCTGCCGTCCGGACGTGCGTTCGTACGCCAACCCGGCGCCGGGCGTCTGGGAGATCGAGGTCGAGGCGCGTCGTACCTCCCCGCTGCTGGACAACCCGTTCAAGCTGAACGCGGCGGTGTACGGGCTGCAGTTCAGCCCCGCGGTGCAGACGGTCGAGGAGGCGAAGGCCGGTACGCCGACCCCCGTCTCCTGGACGCTGACGAACAAGCTCGCCGGGCTCGACGCCCAGCTCAAGGGCGGCTCGCTGGGCTCGTCGAAGTCGAACCGCCCCACCATCGCCGACGGTGACCAGCAGACCATGACGGTCGTCGTCCCCGCCGGTGCCGAGCGCCTGGACGTCGCCATCGGCAATGTCTCGGACGCCGGGGCCGACCTGGACCTGTATGTGTACAACGCCGCCAACCAGCAAGTCGCCCGATCGGCGGCGGGCGGCTCGGAGGAGTCCGTCTCCATCGCCAAGCCCGCCGCGGGCACCTACACCGTTCTGGTCAACGCCTACTCGGTGCCGGCCGGCACCACGGCCTACGACTACCGGGACGTGTACTACTCGGCGGCGCTCGGTTCGGTGAAGGTCGACGAGGCGAAGGTGTTCACGCTCGCCCCGAACGGCACGGCGCAGATCTCCGCCGATGTCGTCGCGAACGAGCCGGCCCCCGCGGGCCGCGAGTTCTTCGGCGAGGTCCAGGTGCTGAACACCCGCGGCACCGTCGCGGGCCTGGGCAGCGTGAAGATCGGCAAGGTCATCTCGTAA
- a CDS encoding aspartate-semialdehyde dehydrogenase yields the protein MRIGIVGATGQVGTVMRGILTERDFPVTELRLFASARSAGTVLDGITVEDAATADYTGLDIVLFSAGGATSKALAEKVASQGAVVIDNSSAWRRDPDVPLVVSEVNPHAIADRPKGIIANPNCTTMAAMPVLKPLHEEAGLEALVVATYQAVSGSGLAGVAELHGQTQKVVADADRLTHDGAAVEFPEPSVYKRPIAFNVLPFAGNLVDDGLHETDEEQKLRNESRKILEIPGLKVSGTCVRVPVFSGHSLQINARFARPLPVERATELLAAAPGVALSEIPTPLQAAGQDPSYVGRIRADETVDNGLALFVSSDNLRKGAALNAVQIAELVAAELNA from the coding sequence GTGAGGATCGGAATCGTCGGAGCCACCGGTCAGGTCGGCACGGTCATGCGCGGGATCCTCACGGAGCGCGACTTCCCCGTGACCGAGCTGCGCCTGTTCGCCTCGGCCCGCTCGGCGGGGACGGTCCTGGACGGGATCACGGTGGAGGACGCCGCGACCGCGGACTACACCGGCCTGGACATCGTGCTGTTCTCGGCGGGCGGCGCGACCTCCAAGGCGCTGGCCGAGAAGGTCGCCTCGCAGGGCGCCGTGGTCATCGACAACTCCTCCGCCTGGCGCAGGGACCCGGATGTGCCGCTGGTGGTGTCCGAGGTGAACCCGCATGCGATCGCCGACCGCCCCAAGGGCATCATCGCCAACCCGAACTGCACGACGATGGCCGCGATGCCGGTGCTGAAGCCGCTGCACGAGGAGGCCGGTCTCGAGGCGCTGGTCGTCGCCACCTACCAGGCGGTGTCCGGCTCGGGTCTCGCGGGCGTCGCGGAGCTCCACGGGCAGACCCAGAAGGTGGTCGCGGACGCCGACCGGCTCACCCACGACGGTGCGGCTGTGGAGTTCCCGGAGCCGTCCGTCTACAAGCGTCCGATCGCCTTCAATGTGCTCCCCTTCGCGGGCAACCTCGTCGACGACGGTCTGCACGAGACCGACGAGGAGCAGAAGCTGCGCAACGAGTCGCGCAAGATCCTGGAGATCCCCGGGCTGAAGGTCTCCGGCACCTGTGTCCGGGTCCCGGTCTTCTCCGGCCACTCCCTCCAGATCAACGCCCGCTTCGCGCGTCCGCTGCCGGTGGAGCGCGCCACCGAACTGCTGGCCGCCGCCCCGGGCGTGGCCCTCTCCGAGATCCCGACCCCGCTCCAGGCGGCCGGCCAGGACCCGTCGTACGTCGGCCGCATCCGCGCCGACGAGACGGTGGACAACGGTCTGGCCCTGTTCGTCTCCAGCGACAACCTCCGCAAGGGCGCGGCCCTGAACGCGGTGCAGATCGCGGAACTGGTGGCGGCTGAGCTGAACGCATAG
- a CDS encoding aldo/keto reductase, whose protein sequence is MNHYYLLGRSGLRVSRLALGTMNFGVGGLHAPYGRTEEEAAPIFHRYVESGGNFIDTADFYTAGESERMLGRIIAKAGNRERLVLTSKYTNSIDATDPNAGGNGRKHMIRALEASLRRLGTDHLDLYLLHTWDRITPVEEVVQTFDDLVRAGKIRYAGLSDVPAWYAARAQSYAEAHGLTPMVTVQLPYSLLDRGIEAEYVPMAQTLGMGLTAWSPLGGGLLTGKYRRTEAGVAGEGRISVPDAPVRPVSDRDWAVVDALRTVADGLGKPMAQVALNWSLTRPAISSLVIGASSESQLESNLAALGFELPADARARLEQASAPVTAAVYGMFTPEYQSWVVSPGLGIGDRPDTFAPPVWNGRR, encoded by the coding sequence GTGAACCACTACTATCTGCTCGGCCGCTCGGGCCTGCGCGTGAGCCGACTCGCGCTCGGCACCATGAACTTCGGCGTCGGCGGCCTCCACGCGCCGTACGGCCGGACGGAGGAGGAGGCGGCGCCGATCTTCCACCGGTACGTCGAGTCGGGCGGCAACTTCATCGACACCGCCGACTTCTACACCGCCGGGGAGAGCGAGCGGATGCTCGGCCGGATCATCGCCAAGGCCGGCAATCGCGAGCGGCTGGTGCTCACCAGCAAGTACACCAACTCGATCGACGCCACCGACCCGAACGCCGGCGGCAACGGCCGCAAGCACATGATCCGCGCGCTGGAGGCGTCGCTGCGCCGGCTCGGCACCGACCACCTCGACCTCTATCTGCTCCACACCTGGGACCGGATCACCCCGGTCGAGGAGGTCGTACAGACCTTCGACGACCTCGTCCGCGCCGGCAAGATCCGCTACGCCGGCCTCTCCGATGTGCCCGCCTGGTACGCCGCCCGCGCGCAGAGCTACGCCGAGGCCCACGGCCTGACGCCGATGGTGACCGTGCAGCTGCCGTACTCCCTGCTCGACCGCGGCATCGAGGCGGAGTACGTCCCGATGGCGCAGACCCTCGGGATGGGGCTGACGGCGTGGAGCCCGCTCGGCGGCGGCCTGCTCACCGGCAAGTACCGGCGCACCGAGGCCGGCGTCGCCGGGGAGGGCCGGATCAGCGTCCCGGACGCCCCGGTCCGCCCGGTCTCCGACCGCGACTGGGCCGTGGTGGACGCGCTGCGTACGGTCGCCGACGGACTCGGCAAGCCGATGGCCCAGGTGGCGCTCAACTGGTCGCTGACCCGGCCGGCCATCTCCTCGCTCGTGATCGGCGCGAGCAGTGAGTCGCAGCTGGAGAGCAACCTCGCCGCGCTCGGCTTCGAGCTCCCGGCCGACGCGCGCGCCCGGCTGGAGCAGGCCAGTGCGCCGGTCACGGCCGCCGTCTACGGCATGTTCACCCCGGAGTACCAGTCGTGGGTGGTCAGCCCTGGCCTCGGCATCGGCGACCGGCCCGACACCTTCGCCCCGCCGGTGTGGAACGGCCGCCGTTGA
- a CDS encoding TetR/AcrR family transcriptional regulator, translating into MALTTKGMATRQRILEGAAAYLRSNDAGNATLDEIREVTRTSKSQLFHYFPGGKEELLLEVARHEAGRVLEDQQPHLGALDSWAAWDRWRRALIARYKAQGPNCPLASLMNHVGHVPGAAEVTTTLLGQWQDYVERGIVVMQTKGAVSATIDARRTAGAFIAGIQGGVTVLRTTGRTDHLEAVLKILISYLRGSVAQEVSP; encoded by the coding sequence ATGGCACTGACCACCAAGGGCATGGCGACCCGACAGCGGATCCTGGAGGGCGCGGCCGCCTATCTGCGCAGCAACGACGCGGGCAACGCGACGCTCGACGAGATCCGTGAGGTGACCCGGACCAGCAAGAGCCAGCTCTTCCACTACTTCCCCGGAGGGAAGGAGGAGCTTCTGCTGGAGGTGGCCCGCCATGAGGCCGGCCGGGTCCTGGAGGACCAGCAGCCCCACCTCGGCGCCCTGGACTCCTGGGCGGCATGGGACCGCTGGCGCAGGGCGCTCATCGCCCGCTACAAGGCCCAGGGGCCGAACTGCCCGCTGGCCTCGCTGATGAACCATGTCGGCCATGTCCCCGGCGCCGCGGAGGTGACCACCACGCTGCTGGGGCAGTGGCAGGACTATGTCGAGCGCGGGATCGTCGTCATGCAGACCAAGGGCGCGGTGAGCGCCACGATCGACGCGCGACGCACGGCCGGCGCGTTCATCGCCGGCATCCAGGGGGGCGTCACCGTGCTCCGCACCACCGGCCGCACCGATCATCTGGAGGCGGTTCTGAAGATCCTCATCAGCTACCTGCGCGGCTCGGTCGCCCAGGAAGTCTCCCCCTGA